A genomic stretch from Halichoerus grypus chromosome 5, mHalGry1.hap1.1, whole genome shotgun sequence includes:
- the FNBP1L gene encoding formin-binding protein 1-like isoform X2, whose amino-acid sequence MLKDQFDSLDKHTQWGIDFLERYAKFVKERIEIEQNYAKQLRNLVKKYCPKRSSKDEEPRFTSCIAFFNILNELNDYAGQREVVAEEMAHRVYGELMRYAHDLKTERKMHLQEGRKAQQYLDMCWKQMDNSKKKFERECKEAEKAQQSYERLDNDTNATKADVEKAKQQLNLRTHMADENKNEYAAQLQNFNGEQHKHFYVVIPQIYKQLQEMDERRTIKLSECYRGFADSERKVIPIISKCLEGMILAAKSVDERRDSQMVVDSFKSGFEPPGDFPFEDYSQHIYRTISDGTISASKQESGKTDAKTTVGKAKGKLWLFGKKPKPQSPPLTPTSLFTSSTPNGSQFLTFSIEPVHYCMNEIKTGKPRIPSFRSLKRGWSVKMGPALEDFSHLPPEQRRKKLQQRIDELNRELQKESDQKEALNKMKDVYEKNPQMGDPGSLQPKLAETMNNIDRLRMEIHKNEAWLSEVEGKTGGRGDRRHSSDINHLVTQGRESPEGSYTDDANQEVRGPPQQHGHHNEFDDEFEDDDPLPAIGHCKAIYPFDGHNEGTLAMKEGEVLYIIEEDKGDGWTRARRQNGEEGYVPTSYIDVTLEKNSKAYSPVERTLKHDTSSPQSEKNL is encoded by the exons AAATCTGGTCAAGAAGTACTGTCCCAAACGTTCCTCCAAAGATGAAGAACCAAG GTTTACCTCGTGTATAGCCTTTTTTAACATCCTTAACGAGTTAAATGACTATGCAGGACAGCGAGAAGTAGTAGCAGAAGAAATGGCGCACAGAGTTTATGGTGAATTAATGAGATATGCTCATGAtctgaaaactgaaagaaaaatg CATCTTCAAGAGGGACGGAAAGCTCAACAGTACCTTGACATGTGCTGGAAACAGATGGATAAC agtaaaaagaaatttgaaagagaatgtAAAGAGGCAGAAAAGGCACAACAGAGTTATGAAAGATTGGATAATGATACTAATGCAACCAAGGCAGACGTTGAAAAG GCCAAACAGCAGTTGAATCTGCGTACACATATggctgatgaaaataaaaatgaatatgcgGCACAGTTACAGAACTTTAATGGAGAACAACACAAACATTTCTACGTAGTGATTCCTCAGATTTACAAG CAACTACAAGAAATGGATGAACGAAGGACTATTAAACTCAGTGAGTGTTACAGAGGATTTGCAGACTCAGAACGCAAAGTTATTCCTATCATCTCAAAATGTTTGGAAGGAATGATTCTCGCTGCAAAATCAGTTGATGAAAGAAGA GACTCTCAAATGGTAGTAGACTCCTTCAAGTCTGGATTTGAACCTCCAGGAGACTTCCCATTTGAAGATTACAGTCAGCATATTTATAGAACCATTTCTGATGGGACTATCAGTGCATCCAAACAGGAAAGTGGGAAGACGGATGCCAAAACCACAGTAGGAAAGGCCAAGGGCAAGTTGTGGCTCTTTGGAAAAAAGCCAAAG CCACAGTCCCCACCCTTAACCCCTACTAGTTTATTCACATCCAGTACTCCTAATGGGTCCCAGTTTCTCACATTCTCCATTGAGCCCGTGCATTATtgtatgaatgaaataaaaacagggaaGCCCAGAATTCCTTCTTTCAGAAGCCTCAAAAGAGGG TGGTCGGTGAAGATG GGCCCAGCATTAGAAGATTTCAGTCATCTGCCACCAGAACAGAGACGTAAAAAGCTGCAGCAGCGTATCGATGAACttaacagagaactacaaaaagaaTCAGACCAAAA AGAAGcactcaacaaaatgaaagatgtgtatgagaaaaatccacaaatgggGGATCCAGGGAGTTTGCAGCCTAAATTAGCGGAGACCATGAATAACATTGACCGCCTGCGAATGGAAATCCACAAGAATGAG gctTGGCTCTCTGAAGTTGAAGGCAAAACAGgtgggagaggagacagaagacaTAGCAGTGACATAAATCATCTTGTAACACAGGGACGAGAAAG TCCTGAGGGAAGTTACACTGATGATGCAAACCAAGAAGTCCGTGGGCCACCCCAACAACATGGGCACCACAATGAGTTTGATGATGAATTTGAAGACGACGATCCTTTGCCTGCTATTGGACACTGCAAAGCTATCTACCCTTTTGATG GACATAATGAAGGTACCCTGGCAATGAAAGAAGGTGAAGTTCTATACATTATTGAGGAAGACAAAGGTGATGGATGGACAAGAGCTCGGAGACAGAACGGTGAAGAAGGCTACGTTCCCACGTCATACATAGATGTAACTCTAGAGAAAAATAGTAAAG CCTACAGCCCAGTTGAAAGAACTCTGAAACATGATACATCTTCACCTCAGTCTGAGAAGAATCTATAG
- the FNBP1L gene encoding formin-binding protein 1-like isoform X3 → MVAIYSLHHLLDQFDSLDKHTQWGIDFLERYAKFVKERIEIEQNYAKQLRNLVKKYCPKRSSKDEEPRFTSCIAFFNILNELNDYAGQREVVAEEMAHRVYGELMRYAHDLKTERKMHLQEGRKAQQYLDMCWKQMDNSKKKFERECKEAEKAQQSYERLDNDTNATKADVEKAKQQLNLRTHMADENKNEYAAQLQNFNGEQHKHFYVVIPQIYKQLQEMDERRTIKLSECYRGFADSERKVIPIISKCLEGMILAAKSVDERRDSQMVVDSFKSGFEPPGDFPFEDYSQHIYRTISDGTISASKQESGKTDAKTTVGKAKGKLWLFGKKPKPQSPPLTPTSLFTSSTPNGSQFLTFSIEPVHYCMNEIKTGKPRIPSFRSLKRGWSVKMGPALEDFSHLPPEQRRKKLQQRIDELNRELQKESDQKEALNKMKDVYEKNPQMGDPGSLQPKLAETMNNIDRLRMEIHKNEAWLSEVEGKTGGRGDRRHSSDINHLVTQGRESPEGSYTDDANQEVRGPPQQHGHHNEFDDEFEDDDPLPAIGHCKAIYPFDGHNEGTLAMKEGEVLYIIEEDKGDGWTRARRQNGEEGYVPTSYIDVTLEKNSKGS, encoded by the exons AAATCTGGTCAAGAAGTACTGTCCCAAACGTTCCTCCAAAGATGAAGAACCAAG GTTTACCTCGTGTATAGCCTTTTTTAACATCCTTAACGAGTTAAATGACTATGCAGGACAGCGAGAAGTAGTAGCAGAAGAAATGGCGCACAGAGTTTATGGTGAATTAATGAGATATGCTCATGAtctgaaaactgaaagaaaaatg CATCTTCAAGAGGGACGGAAAGCTCAACAGTACCTTGACATGTGCTGGAAACAGATGGATAAC agtaaaaagaaatttgaaagagaatgtAAAGAGGCAGAAAAGGCACAACAGAGTTATGAAAGATTGGATAATGATACTAATGCAACCAAGGCAGACGTTGAAAAG GCCAAACAGCAGTTGAATCTGCGTACACATATggctgatgaaaataaaaatgaatatgcgGCACAGTTACAGAACTTTAATGGAGAACAACACAAACATTTCTACGTAGTGATTCCTCAGATTTACAAG CAACTACAAGAAATGGATGAACGAAGGACTATTAAACTCAGTGAGTGTTACAGAGGATTTGCAGACTCAGAACGCAAAGTTATTCCTATCATCTCAAAATGTTTGGAAGGAATGATTCTCGCTGCAAAATCAGTTGATGAAAGAAGA GACTCTCAAATGGTAGTAGACTCCTTCAAGTCTGGATTTGAACCTCCAGGAGACTTCCCATTTGAAGATTACAGTCAGCATATTTATAGAACCATTTCTGATGGGACTATCAGTGCATCCAAACAGGAAAGTGGGAAGACGGATGCCAAAACCACAGTAGGAAAGGCCAAGGGCAAGTTGTGGCTCTTTGGAAAAAAGCCAAAG CCACAGTCCCCACCCTTAACCCCTACTAGTTTATTCACATCCAGTACTCCTAATGGGTCCCAGTTTCTCACATTCTCCATTGAGCCCGTGCATTATtgtatgaatgaaataaaaacagggaaGCCCAGAATTCCTTCTTTCAGAAGCCTCAAAAGAGGG TGGTCGGTGAAGATG GGCCCAGCATTAGAAGATTTCAGTCATCTGCCACCAGAACAGAGACGTAAAAAGCTGCAGCAGCGTATCGATGAACttaacagagaactacaaaaagaaTCAGACCAAAA AGAAGcactcaacaaaatgaaagatgtgtatgagaaaaatccacaaatgggGGATCCAGGGAGTTTGCAGCCTAAATTAGCGGAGACCATGAATAACATTGACCGCCTGCGAATGGAAATCCACAAGAATGAG gctTGGCTCTCTGAAGTTGAAGGCAAAACAGgtgggagaggagacagaagacaTAGCAGTGACATAAATCATCTTGTAACACAGGGACGAGAAAG TCCTGAGGGAAGTTACACTGATGATGCAAACCAAGAAGTCCGTGGGCCACCCCAACAACATGGGCACCACAATGAGTTTGATGATGAATTTGAAGACGACGATCCTTTGCCTGCTATTGGACACTGCAAAGCTATCTACCCTTTTGATG GACATAATGAAGGTACCCTGGCAATGAAAGAAGGTGAAGTTCTATACATTATTGAGGAAGACAAAGGTGATGGATGGACAAGAGCTCGGAGACAGAACGGTGAAGAAGGCTACGTTCCCACGTCATACATAGATGTAACTCTAGAGAAAAATAGTAAAG GTTCCTGA
- the FNBP1L gene encoding formin-binding protein 1-like isoform X4 has product MVAIYSLHHLLDQFDSLDKHTQWGIDFLERYAKFVKERIEIEQNYAKQLRNLVKKYCPKRSSKDEEPRFTSCIAFFNILNELNDYAGQREVVAEEMAHRVYGELMRYAHDLKTERKMHLQEGRKAQQYLDMCWKQMDNSKKKFERECKEAEKAQQSYERLDNDTNATKADVEKAKQQLNLRTHMADENKNEYAAQLQNFNGEQHKHFYVVIPQIYKQLQEMDERRTIKLSECYRGFADSERKVIPIISKCLEGMILAAKSVDERRDSQMVVDSFKSGFEPPGDFPFEDYSQHIYRTISDGTISASKQESGKTDAKTTVGKAKGKLWLFGKKPKGPALEDFSHLPPEQRRKKLQQRIDELNRELQKESDQKEALNKMKDVYEKNPQMGDPGSLQPKLAETMNNIDRLRMEIHKNEAWLSEVEGKTGGRGDRRHSSDINHLVTQGRESPEGSYTDDANQEVRGPPQQHGHHNEFDDEFEDDDPLPAIGHCKAIYPFDGHNEGTLAMKEGEVLYIIEEDKGDGWTRARRQNGEEGYVPTSYIDVTLEKNSKAYSPVERTLKHDTSSPQSEKNL; this is encoded by the exons AAATCTGGTCAAGAAGTACTGTCCCAAACGTTCCTCCAAAGATGAAGAACCAAG GTTTACCTCGTGTATAGCCTTTTTTAACATCCTTAACGAGTTAAATGACTATGCAGGACAGCGAGAAGTAGTAGCAGAAGAAATGGCGCACAGAGTTTATGGTGAATTAATGAGATATGCTCATGAtctgaaaactgaaagaaaaatg CATCTTCAAGAGGGACGGAAAGCTCAACAGTACCTTGACATGTGCTGGAAACAGATGGATAAC agtaaaaagaaatttgaaagagaatgtAAAGAGGCAGAAAAGGCACAACAGAGTTATGAAAGATTGGATAATGATACTAATGCAACCAAGGCAGACGTTGAAAAG GCCAAACAGCAGTTGAATCTGCGTACACATATggctgatgaaaataaaaatgaatatgcgGCACAGTTACAGAACTTTAATGGAGAACAACACAAACATTTCTACGTAGTGATTCCTCAGATTTACAAG CAACTACAAGAAATGGATGAACGAAGGACTATTAAACTCAGTGAGTGTTACAGAGGATTTGCAGACTCAGAACGCAAAGTTATTCCTATCATCTCAAAATGTTTGGAAGGAATGATTCTCGCTGCAAAATCAGTTGATGAAAGAAGA GACTCTCAAATGGTAGTAGACTCCTTCAAGTCTGGATTTGAACCTCCAGGAGACTTCCCATTTGAAGATTACAGTCAGCATATTTATAGAACCATTTCTGATGGGACTATCAGTGCATCCAAACAGGAAAGTGGGAAGACGGATGCCAAAACCACAGTAGGAAAGGCCAAGGGCAAGTTGTGGCTCTTTGGAAAAAAGCCAAAG GGCCCAGCATTAGAAGATTTCAGTCATCTGCCACCAGAACAGAGACGTAAAAAGCTGCAGCAGCGTATCGATGAACttaacagagaactacaaaaagaaTCAGACCAAAA AGAAGcactcaacaaaatgaaagatgtgtatgagaaaaatccacaaatgggGGATCCAGGGAGTTTGCAGCCTAAATTAGCGGAGACCATGAATAACATTGACCGCCTGCGAATGGAAATCCACAAGAATGAG gctTGGCTCTCTGAAGTTGAAGGCAAAACAGgtgggagaggagacagaagacaTAGCAGTGACATAAATCATCTTGTAACACAGGGACGAGAAAG TCCTGAGGGAAGTTACACTGATGATGCAAACCAAGAAGTCCGTGGGCCACCCCAACAACATGGGCACCACAATGAGTTTGATGATGAATTTGAAGACGACGATCCTTTGCCTGCTATTGGACACTGCAAAGCTATCTACCCTTTTGATG GACATAATGAAGGTACCCTGGCAATGAAAGAAGGTGAAGTTCTATACATTATTGAGGAAGACAAAGGTGATGGATGGACAAGAGCTCGGAGACAGAACGGTGAAGAAGGCTACGTTCCCACGTCATACATAGATGTAACTCTAGAGAAAAATAGTAAAG CCTACAGCCCAGTTGAAAGAACTCTGAAACATGATACATCTTCACCTCAGTCTGAGAAGAATCTATAG
- the FNBP1L gene encoding formin-binding protein 1-like isoform X1 — MSWGTELWDQFDSLDKHTQWGIDFLERYAKFVKERIEIEQNYAKQLRNLVKKYCPKRSSKDEEPRFTSCIAFFNILNELNDYAGQREVVAEEMAHRVYGELMRYAHDLKTERKMHLQEGRKAQQYLDMCWKQMDNSKKKFERECKEAEKAQQSYERLDNDTNATKADVEKAKQQLNLRTHMADENKNEYAAQLQNFNGEQHKHFYVVIPQIYKQLQEMDERRTIKLSECYRGFADSERKVIPIISKCLEGMILAAKSVDERRDSQMVVDSFKSGFEPPGDFPFEDYSQHIYRTISDGTISASKQESGKTDAKTTVGKAKGKLWLFGKKPKPQSPPLTPTSLFTSSTPNGSQFLTFSIEPVHYCMNEIKTGKPRIPSFRSLKRGWSVKMGPALEDFSHLPPEQRRKKLQQRIDELNRELQKESDQKEALNKMKDVYEKNPQMGDPGSLQPKLAETMNNIDRLRMEIHKNEAWLSEVEGKTGGRGDRRHSSDINHLVTQGRESPEGSYTDDANQEVRGPPQQHGHHNEFDDEFEDDDPLPAIGHCKAIYPFDGHNEGTLAMKEGEVLYIIEEDKGDGWTRARRQNGEEGYVPTSYIDVTLEKNSKAYSPVERTLKHDTSSPQSEKNL; from the exons AAATCTGGTCAAGAAGTACTGTCCCAAACGTTCCTCCAAAGATGAAGAACCAAG GTTTACCTCGTGTATAGCCTTTTTTAACATCCTTAACGAGTTAAATGACTATGCAGGACAGCGAGAAGTAGTAGCAGAAGAAATGGCGCACAGAGTTTATGGTGAATTAATGAGATATGCTCATGAtctgaaaactgaaagaaaaatg CATCTTCAAGAGGGACGGAAAGCTCAACAGTACCTTGACATGTGCTGGAAACAGATGGATAAC agtaaaaagaaatttgaaagagaatgtAAAGAGGCAGAAAAGGCACAACAGAGTTATGAAAGATTGGATAATGATACTAATGCAACCAAGGCAGACGTTGAAAAG GCCAAACAGCAGTTGAATCTGCGTACACATATggctgatgaaaataaaaatgaatatgcgGCACAGTTACAGAACTTTAATGGAGAACAACACAAACATTTCTACGTAGTGATTCCTCAGATTTACAAG CAACTACAAGAAATGGATGAACGAAGGACTATTAAACTCAGTGAGTGTTACAGAGGATTTGCAGACTCAGAACGCAAAGTTATTCCTATCATCTCAAAATGTTTGGAAGGAATGATTCTCGCTGCAAAATCAGTTGATGAAAGAAGA GACTCTCAAATGGTAGTAGACTCCTTCAAGTCTGGATTTGAACCTCCAGGAGACTTCCCATTTGAAGATTACAGTCAGCATATTTATAGAACCATTTCTGATGGGACTATCAGTGCATCCAAACAGGAAAGTGGGAAGACGGATGCCAAAACCACAGTAGGAAAGGCCAAGGGCAAGTTGTGGCTCTTTGGAAAAAAGCCAAAG CCACAGTCCCCACCCTTAACCCCTACTAGTTTATTCACATCCAGTACTCCTAATGGGTCCCAGTTTCTCACATTCTCCATTGAGCCCGTGCATTATtgtatgaatgaaataaaaacagggaaGCCCAGAATTCCTTCTTTCAGAAGCCTCAAAAGAGGG TGGTCGGTGAAGATG GGCCCAGCATTAGAAGATTTCAGTCATCTGCCACCAGAACAGAGACGTAAAAAGCTGCAGCAGCGTATCGATGAACttaacagagaactacaaaaagaaTCAGACCAAAA AGAAGcactcaacaaaatgaaagatgtgtatgagaaaaatccacaaatgggGGATCCAGGGAGTTTGCAGCCTAAATTAGCGGAGACCATGAATAACATTGACCGCCTGCGAATGGAAATCCACAAGAATGAG gctTGGCTCTCTGAAGTTGAAGGCAAAACAGgtgggagaggagacagaagacaTAGCAGTGACATAAATCATCTTGTAACACAGGGACGAGAAAG TCCTGAGGGAAGTTACACTGATGATGCAAACCAAGAAGTCCGTGGGCCACCCCAACAACATGGGCACCACAATGAGTTTGATGATGAATTTGAAGACGACGATCCTTTGCCTGCTATTGGACACTGCAAAGCTATCTACCCTTTTGATG GACATAATGAAGGTACCCTGGCAATGAAAGAAGGTGAAGTTCTATACATTATTGAGGAAGACAAAGGTGATGGATGGACAAGAGCTCGGAGACAGAACGGTGAAGAAGGCTACGTTCCCACGTCATACATAGATGTAACTCTAGAGAAAAATAGTAAAG CCTACAGCCCAGTTGAAAGAACTCTGAAACATGATACATCTTCACCTCAGTCTGAGAAGAATCTATAG